The genomic segment CTGCTGATCCTGGCCACGGCGCGGGTCTTCATTTCTTTCGAGATTGCGCATCCGTTCTGGATGCTGGGGTTCCTGGTGCTGATCGCCGTCACCTTCAGCCTGTTCGGTTTCATTATCGGGGTCTGGGCCGACGGCTTCGAAAAGCTCCAGTTGATTCCATTGATGATCGTGACGCCATTGTCTTTCCTCGGCGGTAGTTTTTATTCGATCAACATGCTGCCGCCGTTCTGGCAAAAGGTCGCCTTGTTCAATCCGGTGGTCTACCTGATCAGCGGTTTCCGCTGGAGTTTCTATGACGTTGCCGACGTCAACGTCCTGGTCAGCGCCGGCATGACGCTGGCGTTCCTGGCGTTGTGCATGGGCGTCCTCTGGTGGATTTTCAAGACCGGCTATCGTCTCAAGGGGTAATGCAAGGCAGCCGCTCTTCCTGTTATTGATAAAGGGGGAGGGCGGTCTGCGGATTCATCATGGGGTCATATTTGGGATACATAATCCCAACAATGCGTTACTGGATTGTTACAAACATCCAGAAAGACGCCTGGTTTTACTGACCCCCATCGTGACGAACGCGCCATACCCGGCGCGTTCTTATTTCCGGAGACTGTTTAATGCATAAGAAATTTGGCAAGCCGGCACTGGTTGCCGCCACCTCAATCGCCTTGGCCGCCTGCGGCAGCAGTTCTGCACCCCTGACGGCGCAGATCCAGGAAGGCAGCGTACTGAAGATGGCGATTCTCGAGACCACCGATATCCATTCGAATGTGCTGGGATATAACTACTATGCACTGGCGCCGGATACCAGCCTCGGCCTCGATCGCACCTCGACCCTGATCCAGGGTGCGCGTGCAGAAAATCCGAACAACGTGCTGTTCGACGACGGCGATGTCATCCAGGGCACCTTGCTTGGCGATTACCAGGCGCAGGCAACGCCGGTCACCTGCAACGGCACGCTGGCCGTGCACAAAGTGATGAACGCGCTTAAATATGACGGCGGCGGCATCGGCAACCATGAATTCAACTATGGCTTGAACTTCCTCAGCCAGATCACCAACTCCGACCTGGGCGTCACCGGCATCGCCAAGCCGGCCGGCGCCTGCGGCGCGCCGGCATTCCCGCTGGTGCTCTCCAACGTCAACAGCGTCGCCAGCCAGAAACCGATTTTCAATCCCTATGCAGTGATTCCCAAGCAGTTTTCCGCCACCACGCCGGATGGCAAGACCATCGACGTCAGGCTCAACGTCGGCATTCTAGGCTTCGTGCCGCCGCAAATCATGGACTGGGACCAGAAAAACCTGGCCGGTAAAGTGTATGTCAACGGCGTGCAGGAAAGCGCCAACAAGTACGTGCCGCAATTGCGCAGCGCCGGTGCCGACGTCATCGTCGCCTTGTCGCACGGCGGTCTGGACGCTTCGCCATATAGTCCAAAGATGGAAAACGGCAGCCTGTACCTGTCTACCACCGGCATCGATGCATTGCTGGTAGGCCACTCGCATTTGATTTTCCCGCAAGCCAAGGAAGCCAAGGCGCCGGCGCTGGACGCTTCGCTGGCTGCGCTGCCGGCAAATATCGTCGACAGCAAAAATGGTTTCGTCAACAACGTACCGACCGTAATGGCGCAAAGCTGGGGCCGCCGTCTTGGCATCATCAAGCTGACTTTGCAATATACCGGCGGCAAATGGGTGATCCAGAAACCGCAAACAACGGTAGAGGCGCGTGGATTCAAATACACCGATGGCGTCACTAACGTCTCTGCAGATCCTGCCATTGCAGCCTTGGTGGATAGCGAACACAAGGCCACGATTGCCTACGCGCAGCAACCGCTGGGCACTACGACGGATTTCGAGATGTCCTCGTATTTCTCGCTGGCGGGCGATGTCGGAGCGATCCAGATCGTCAACCAGGCGCAAATCGATTACGTGAAAAATTTCATCGCGAACTCCACCGATGCTACGCTGTCCAGCTACAAGAACATCCCGGTGATCTCTTGCAGCGCGCCGTTCAAGGCCGGCCGCAACGGACCCTCGGATTTCACCGATGTAGCGCCGACCGCATCCAAGGCCAGTCCGTTCGCGCTGCAGGTACGCAATCCGGGCGATCTCTACCTGTACAGCAACAATAACCTCCAGGCCGTAAAGATCAAAGGCTCCGACCTGAAGAACTGGCTGGAAACCTCAGCTTCGCAATTCGGCAAAATCGATCCGAGCGTGACTGCAGAACAAGACCTGGTGCCGTCGTATTCAACGATCTACAACTATGACGTCTTTTACGCTGAAGGCAATGCGATGCAATACCAGATCGACGTCACCCAGCCGGTCGGTAGCCGCATCGTCAATTTGACTTACCAGGGCAAGCCGGTGGCCGCCACCGACGATTTTATCGTCGCTACCAATGATTAC from the Collimonas arenae genome contains:
- a CDS encoding bifunctional 2',3'-cyclic-nucleotide 2'-phosphodiesterase/3'-nucleotidase, with product MHKKFGKPALVAATSIALAACGSSSAPLTAQIQEGSVLKMAILETTDIHSNVLGYNYYALAPDTSLGLDRTSTLIQGARAENPNNVLFDDGDVIQGTLLGDYQAQATPVTCNGTLAVHKVMNALKYDGGGIGNHEFNYGLNFLSQITNSDLGVTGIAKPAGACGAPAFPLVLSNVNSVASQKPIFNPYAVIPKQFSATTPDGKTIDVRLNVGILGFVPPQIMDWDQKNLAGKVYVNGVQESANKYVPQLRSAGADVIVALSHGGLDASPYSPKMENGSLYLSTTGIDALLVGHSHLIFPQAKEAKAPALDASLAALPANIVDSKNGFVNNVPTVMAQSWGRRLGIIKLTLQYTGGKWVIQKPQTTVEARGFKYTDGVTNVSADPAIAALVDSEHKATIAYAQQPLGTTTDFEMSSYFSLAGDVGAIQIVNQAQIDYVKNFIANSTDATLSSYKNIPVISCSAPFKAGRNGPSDFTDVAPTASKASPFALQVRNPGDLYLYSNNNLQAVKIKGSDLKNWLETSASQFGKIDPSVTAEQDLVPSYSTIYNYDVFYAEGNAMQYQIDVTQPVGSRIVNLTYQGKPVAATDDFIVATNDYRAGGGGNFPGIDGSKTIIKSPDASQAVVSSYLQKLGKVTQANNGSGQSWSFVKVATNGPVILRSTPGKLAVAQALDLSRVTAEGALDPSGFSKYAIDLSK
- a CDS encoding ABC transporter permease, producing the protein MNLHSIRAIYMFEMARTGRTLMQSIASPVISTALYFVVFGAAIGAHMVSINGVSYGAFIIPGLIIMSLMTQSTANASFGIYMPKFSGTIYEVLSAPISSVEIVCGYVGAAATKSVILGLLILATARVFISFEIAHPFWMLGFLVLIAVTFSLFGFIIGVWADGFEKLQLIPLMIVTPLSFLGGSFYSINMLPPFWQKVALFNPVVYLISGFRWSFYDVADVNVLVSAGMTLAFLALCMGVLWWIFKTGYRLKG